GCGGCCTGGCGCTCTTGGGGCTGGCGGTTGGGGCGAAGACCGAAATTCCGGGAAACGACGGAGAGTTTGAGGTTCTAACGGTCGAGAGCGTGGTGTTTCAGCCTGAGGCGGAAACCCGCCTGAAAGAGGATGGCCGGCAAGCCGCAGAACTGATTGACGAGGCACCCCAAGTGGTCGATTTCCGGCCACGGCCCAGGAAAATCGTGATCTCCGATGACGATGATCCTGGTCCTAGTGCCGCATGATCGGAAACACTTAGGGCACGGGAAGCAGCATCTCCGACGGCCGAGATCGCCATCATTGGCAGCTTGAAAACCGCGCTTCCAATCCGGATACATCGGGGCCTCAGAACGGTTGTTCAGCGTCGCCGAAGCTTGGGCCACAATTTCGCCGCCCTGATCCTTCCGACGCGAATATCCGAATCAGGGTGGGCGCAGCTAGGGCCGCTGCCTTTGCAAGATCCTGAATGTTTGCTCGGCCAAGTGAAAATTTCGCGGTGCTGGCACCGCGCTCGTCGGGCTGAAGAGGGTTACGACACCGTCGATCATGTGCCTGCACTACATTCTTCTACGCCGTCTAGCCAGTCGTTAGGCGTCCACAATCATGCGTCCTGGAGCATGTGACTGCCTCTGAAAATCCAACAAAGAAGTTGCATTCAACCTGCATTCGAATTCGTTTGTCAAATAGGAGCAATGCAATATCCTCATGGGGTCACAGCTCTGACTCCATGCCGGCGGTTCGGTCTCGCCTAGATCGGCATCTTGCCCGTCATCTTGTCAGAGGAGTGTGTGACAAACCGTTTTCCGCATAGCGGAATTCAACAACTGCACTTGCAAACGAGAACGTATCGAAAAGAGCCCCGTTGTCGCTCTTCACAGAGGTAGAGGTTTGGAGGCGAGGAGAACGTTATGCTGTCTACTGAGCGGGATTTTAAGCGCGGCGGCGAGCGTATGGCGATCCCTACGCAAGGTGAAGTTGAAGGAAAGTTGCTGGTTTTCGAAGTCGTTGCCATTGCTTGTTTGGAAGAACTTCTGCGACACGAGCATGCACCCGCAGTTTCAAAAGTTCGACGGCGGATACTGCATAATCTTAAAGAAAGATGCCGGTCGCTCAAATTGTGTGCCGAGGACGAAAAGGCGACTGTCGACTATGCACTGGGCGTGCTCGAGGCAGCGGTTGAGGAGGCGGGGTCTTGGTAACATTTGGGTTACGAGAGGCCGCTCTTGAGCTCGGAAAGTTGAGCTCCGGCAGAGTCCTGCACCAACGCCAATCTGCCGATTTTCCCGTAGTTTCTAATTGGAGACGGCATCCAAGGTCCACCGGCTGCCACGCAACCGGGGGCTATGGCGATCTTGCACAATTTGAGAATTTTGCACTCCGAGGAGTAATGCCATGACTGTGCCGCTTGCGTGTTACCTAACGACTAACGACCGCGCGACTCTGCAAGAAATTCTTGATCAGGACCCTCGCGACAACGCCTACAGCCGATTGCTTAAAAGCAAGCTGCTGAAGGCCTCAGTTTGCCCCCCCAGAAGTATGCCCGATGATGCCGTGACGATAGGCAGTCGCGTGACGTTCTGCGTCAATGAAGGCGCTGCAAGGACGGCCTTGGTGGTACGGAATGAGAGCCGCGACTTTCCTGTGTATACTGTCTCCGTGAAATCCATTCTAGGATTGGGGATACTCGGCTTGAGAGCGGGAGCGACGACCAACATAGAAACCGACATCGGTAGCTCACAAAAAATAAATGTCATGCGGCTCGATTTCCAAGCTCCTGCACTTCATCTCCAGCTCGTCACTGCGGTCATTTCAGAGTTTCCGCGAGGGACCATCCTTCTGCAGCCACGCGATTAAGCTGGCCGAGCGGCGCGTGGGAGTAGATTGTACTAGCCAGATCAACAACTGCGACCTGAACATATAACGCGGTAAGATCGTGCGTCGTGAATCCAACTCCCGAAGTATCGAGCGATAACCGCGTCAGTGGCAGTGATAGTCTCCGGTCTTGTGATCGGTATGGCAGCCATTCTTGTCAAGGCCACCGCCGTGACCGGAAGCACTGATTGGAGAAAAAGCGAATACTGCGGCTGCGAGAGCGATTTTTGCAAAAGTCATCGGTTGAGTCTCCATTCCTTCTAGGGAAGCACTGACTCGACCAGAAGTCGAGTTGTTCTCAACCGTTGATACACGCTTATCGAGAGGATGGTAAACGTTGCGCGAGTGGACAAAGATCGAGGTCATCCTCTCCACGCGGATAAGCAGCAATCCTTGTCAGAAGATCGGACACAATTTGCGTGTACACAATTGCCACCTTGCCAGCTTGTCAGTTCTTCGCTGTCACAAACGTCCCGTTGATCCACCCCTCGGCGCTCGAGGCTATCGACCTAACGCGCCACCATTTACCCGATCGCTCAAGCACGACCAACTCAGTCCCTTTCGCCATCGTCTCGACCTTCAAATAGTCAGGCCCCGGACCTTCGCGCAGATTTAGGTCGGTAGTCGTCAGCGCCCGGTCTTTCAGAATTGGGTCGTCGGTTTCGTCCCCCACCTGCACTGTGATCGGTTGATCGAAAATATTAGGCTGCGGAGCAATCTCTCTGGTCTGAAGTGGCGGAGGGGATGCGTCGTTCGGGATGGTAGCGGTCGGTTCCGCGGCCACGGCAGCTTTGGGGGTTGCAAGTGCGACTTCCATTGCGCGATCGAAGGCCATCTGAAAGTCCGCATCGATGGAGCGAGTTTCGGTCGAACTGTTCGCCGAGGAACTTTCCTTAGTCGATGTCGGTGACGAAGCTGCTAGCGCGGAAGCGATCGTGGGGGTGGAAGACTGAGGAAGAGGCGAAGGTTCTGCTAGTTTCGGCTCTGAGGGAGCTAGCGATGACGAGGGGAAAACACTCTTCGAGTTCGTTGCTTCTGTGTAGGTCGAACCTGAGTACGTCGATGAGCGATGAGGTTTGGCGGTCGAGTTCGCGATGACGAACGCAGCGACCGTCATCCCCACAATTATCCAAAACCCTTTGTACGATGCGGACATGACGATCCTATCCGATGTCCAGTTCAACCTGCTTTAGTCTTGTATAGGCGTCAATCAGTTGCTGTGGCGGCTTGGTCCTCAATGCCTGCGCGGTGTCGGCAAGGTGTTTCAGGTCCGCCGTCGCCTTGAGCAGATCGCGCTCGATTTCCGCACGCTGCTTAGCAATCTCACTTTTAGCGGCTTGGACAGCCGCAGGGTCCGTCGGGATCGATGCGTTATACACGAACTTGCGCTCCACCGTTCTTGCCCAGCCTTCGATTTCGCTAGCCAACGAGGGCCCAAAACCCGGAACACCCGTCACGGACCGCTGCCGCACGTCTAGTGCGCTTTCGAAACCGTAGGAGGCGAGGGTGGCCTTGCGGCCTGGGCCGACACGCGGGATTTTCGCGCGGTCGATGAGGTGCGCGTCCATGTGCTTGTCTAACTGTAGCTGCCGCTTCTTTTGCTCAAGCGCAGCCAGCTTTTCTCGTTCCTTGGCGGGCAGGCCGGAGTGCGTCGCTCCCAGCGCGATATAGTGGCTTCGACGGGCCTCAAACGCCTCCGGTCCGGCCTTCTTGACCCAGTTTTTATGCTGCTCCTCCCAACCGGCCTTTGCCCCATTGAGTTCCGAAGCGAACTTCGTCTTGAGATCGAGCGACCTCCCTGCGATCACGATAGCGCCGAGCGACAGAGCGATGCCCCAAAACCCGCTGACTTGCGCCATCAGGTAAAGACCGACGCCTACAGCGATCACGCCTGCTGCGACGGTGGCGTTACGTTCATTCCTTGCTGATTTTCCGGTCTGGGACATGGTCAGACTGGCGAGCGGCCCTATTACCGATTCAGCATTCGGCGGGGAGGGCGGAGCGGGCATTGTCTTGATAGCGTTCAGCAACTGCCCGATATCCATGACAGGTGCGGCGGGCGAGAAGTGGGCAGGGAACAGCGACCGTCCCATCGTTTTTTCCAGTTTGCACCATGGGCAGGAGCTAAGTTCACGCTTGTAGGCATGGGACTTGTCGACGGTGCAAACAGCCAGGGTGGCTTCGACGCCTTTCAGGATCGCTGACCAGGACGCGGCCGTTGGGCGACCTCCCGGCTGCCGCGCCGGAGGCATGAACGCTGCCTCTAACGCTTTGCGGACATCTTCGCCGTAGTCGCCAAGACCCGGCACGAAGGGTGGCGGCTCCATCATCGTTTCGGTTTTGCGAGCGCTGTAGGCAAAGCGGCCAGCCCCGATGGCAGTCTTGATATCCATGTCGCCCTTACCGAGGTAGCGGCCGGCGAACGGATGTCGACCCAGAAACAGCAGCTGGAAGATCAGCACGGCGAGGCCGAAGTTATCGTGAATTGGAGTCCGGTCGACCTTGCTGAAGGTCGCCCCCTGGAGTTCGGGGGGAGTGTACTCGGCGACCCCAACCAAGGAGCGATAGGTATTCGGTCCCGATCGGTACTGGAATGAATCGCTGTCGATCAGCGTCACCAGCGCCTTGTTGGAAACGAGAATTCCCGAGTGGTTGATGTCACCGATCACGCATCCGGTCGCGTGGATGCTCGCGACGGCGTTCGCCAGATTGATCGCTGACCTCAACAGGAATTGGGAATCCGCGGTCGGGAACTCCGTTTTCCGGCTGCCAGGGCCGTAGAGGTCATGGACGCTCTTGAAGCCAGCGACTTTCTTCATCGTGAAGCCGAGGAACTCACCGGACGGTGACTTGAGGGCTTCGATTGGGAAAGCCACGTAGTCCGAGCGGGTGTGAAGCCGATCGGACACCATGGCGTTGACCTTGTCGCGCCGGTCCTTCGCCTTGCCGGGATTGTAAATCTTGGCGGCGATGTCGGCGGATTCGACGATGTGATGGACCGCGCCTTCACCTCCCTTGCCGAGCGTGGCCCCTAGTGTCAAACGTCGGCCGTCCGAACAGATCACTGTGGTCACGTGCGCAGCCCCAGAATGAGGGACTTGTCGTCATCCGTGCGCTCGCAGACGTTTGCGCTGTCGAGATAGTCCCTGAGTGCGAGCGACAGAGCCTTGTCGACGGTCTCGGCAACCGAAGACTTCAATGGAGCAAGCATTCGATCGAAAAATGGACCATGAGGGGTCTTCGAAACATGATCGAGTACCATTCGCTCAATGCCGTCGGAGAAGACCGCGAACTCTGCGACACGGTCTTCGATCGAGATGACCTCCAGGCGTGGTTGCGGGTCGTCCGTCACGAAGGATGTCGTCGATGCATATTCTCCCTGGTAAGGCCAGGAGGGCACCTCCCATTCGTCGCAACCTTCACGCCTGATCACCGCCGCACCGTCACCGACGTGAATGACAACGGATCGTTCTTCTGCCACCAACAGGGCAACCAGGGTCGCGGCGAAATCCCTCGGCCGCGCCTCTGCCGTCTTGGCTTTCTGATTGATCGCTTCGCGGATCGCATCGACCCAATCCCAGACGACCTCCTCGTCGAGGTCGTCGAGGGTGGAGCGAATGAGGAAATCGCGGCAAGCCTTGAGGAAGCCGATGCAGACGGTCCGTGATCCAAATTCCGCCAATGACGCGCTTCCAGCGCCGTCGGACACGACGGCGGCCATCACCGGACCGTCTTGTGTTAGAAACAGCTTGGCGCAGGCGTAGTCCTGGCACGGCGTAGCCGTTTTCAAATGAGAGGTGCCGATCGCTCGGGCACCCGCCCAGCGCCATTCTCCATTCATGAAATAGAGGCCCATCCGTCGGGAGTCGCCGGGCTCGAGAGTGGAACCGCGTCACCTGGATTGGATTGGGAGACCGAGCTGAGCGAGCTGGAAAGCCACGAGAATAGATCGCGGAAACGCAGCGCCTTGAGCGCCAGTGGGGCGCGTGTGCTGATCTGCGCCAGGGTTTCCATGTTCGCGCCTTCGACACCGACTGCGAAGAAGGAGAACGCTTTCTCCTGCTCGCCGGCCTTCACGAGGCTTGCGGCGTTCTTCCAGGCATCTGTCGGGCCACCGTCGGTAATAAGGAACACCCAGGGACGATAGTAAGAGATGCCGTTTTGACGATACTGGTCCTTGCGCTCTCGGAGCATCTGCAGGCCCTGTTCGATAGCAGCACCCATCGGTGTGTCGCCTTGGGATGACAGGCTAGGCGCATACCAGTTCTGCACGCTCTGAAAGTCATTGACGATCGTGACTGGACCGAAGGTGACCAGACCGACTTCGACACGCTTGGCGGCCAAAGCGTCAGCAAAGAGTTCGTCCTTGAACTGAACCAGTCCATCGTTCAGCTCACTGATCGGCCGACCGTTCATCGATCCCGACACGTCGAGCAGCAGGAGACAAGGGCAACGCGGTTCCGGGTTGTCTACGAACTCCGCACCTTCGAATGGCTGTTGCTCGAACGGATTGCTCATCGGATGTCTCTCTGTTGGGATTTAGTTCGCGGCGATACCAAAGGCGTCCAGCACCTCCGGCGTGATGGTTCCTGTCGCCCTCAACCGGTAATCCGTCTGCATGGCGACAAGGGCGGTCTTGCAGGCGGGGCCGACTTTTCCGTCGATCAGTCCCGAGTAGTAGCCATAGGCGGTCAGGGCCGTTTGAACCTGCATCACGATGCGGGTGAACTTCTCGCTGTTGCCGGGGAGCGTCTTGAGCGGCGCGGTCAGCGCAGGTGCGCCAGGAGCGATCGCGTAGGCAGGCGAGGGTGCTGCGGGTACCTGTGGCGGCGCAGGTGGCGGCGTGTAGACAGGCTTTGGCGCGGTATAGGTCGGAGCGGTGTAGACCGGTGCGGGCGCGCTGTAGCTCGGTGAACTGTAGGATCGATAGCTGTAACCGCCGCCACTGCTGGAACGGTGGCTCGAGTGCGAGCGATGGGAGCTATGTGACCTGTGGCCCGCCAGCGTATAGATGTGTTTGAGCTTCAGGCGCTCGAGCACCGACGGCACCGGATTTGGTTTCGAAACAACGTCGCCCCAGATCATTGCATCGGCCTTTGACGGCAGAAAGCCCGCCGCGAAAAACGACGGGATAAGAAAAAGTCTTTTCTTCATATTGGACCCAGCGCAGAGAACCCCTCGTTGTGACTATACCATTCGAAAAAACCACCACAAGCTGCGCGGCGGTCACACTGAGAGCAAAAATCGAGGTATTTGCGCTTCCAGTCCGAAATGGTTGATGGCGCGTAAGAGCGGTATGCTGCCGGAACCGAGCAAAGCGGAAAGTTGTAGAGCGAGACGTCAATTCCCCTGGCAACGCTGAGGTCTATCGCGGAGGCGATCGGCGCGAAGTCAGCGGACGAGTCATAGAACGACTTCTGCCAGTTCATACGTCCATAGCCGATGCGCTCCATCTGCATGAGGGCCCAGACATGCGCAAAGTTCAGCCTCGTGAACACGAAGTCCGCCAGGTCAGCAAGCCCGGCGACGTTCTGGCGCATCACGACAGTGCGCAGTTCGACCGATGCGCCGCCGCTCATGAGAACGCCCAGGCCCTTTGCAAGCTGACGAAACGCACCGGACTTCCCGACGATCTTGTCGTGTGTTGCCTCGTCGGCCGAATATAGAGGCACTCCCCATAGGACGCGTTGCGTACCGATCTCTAACATCGCCTCGACATCTGACGGCTGGAAATGCTGGCCGTTCGTCAGAACGTGGAACGTGACGTCGGGTCGTGCCTGGCTCACGGCCCGCAGCATGTCAAACAGCCTCGACTTATGCAGGAGGGGCTCGCCGCCGGATATCCCGATTACCACTCCCTTGGGCGACAGGAGTGCAGCCTCCGCAAACTGGCTGAACAGATCGGTATGCTGTTTTTTGGGCGGCTGTGAGCACATGACGCAGAGTTGGTCGCACTGCTCTGTGACAAGGAAGGTATTGTGCTGCGAGGAGGCCCGTATGAGCCTGTGGGCGCTTGCTTGGCCGGGTAGGGCGAGGATGACGTCTCCATCATAGTCCTCGCCGCCCTCTGGATGTAGCACGAGTGAGAAGCCATTGAGGTCGTACTCCAGGCGGCCGTTCGATCGATCGATCAGGACGGCATCGTTCTCGGTTGTCGCGCTTGTAGCCGAATGACAAAGCCTGACCACGAGCGGCTCTGCCAAGGGTAGCTGATCGATCTCGATCCTGAGGTTTATCATCGATGCCATCTTGCGAGTGCCCGATCGAACTGCGGGGCCCCGGTCCATATCGCCATGGATTTCCGCACCTTTACGTCTTCGGAATAGATCATCGAGAAGATTTTATCGAAGATGTAGGTATGCCGCTGGCAGAAGTCCGTAAGGTGCTTGGGCATGTCGATCCGGCCGTACCGTGAAAGGTCATCGACCAGGTCGATTCCACAGAATGCCTGGTAGGGACAGTGCACGCAGTCGGGATGGTAGTTGTTCAGCGCCTCGGAATTTAAGGTGTCGATAGTCGACCTATCTATCCCGTCGAACACATTACCCATCGAGAGGTCGAACTGACCGAGGCGGGTGACCATCCGGGCTTCGTCCGTTGGGTAAACCTTGCCGTCGTAATCGATTACCACGTAGCCGTGGCCGACGATGTTGGGGTTTCTGAGATCGACATGCCCGTTGTGCCCCGATCGCAGAACCCGCCGCAGACAGTGGACGAAATAGTACTCCTCGACTGCGTACGTGGCTGTCCAGTTGTACTCGACGAGGTTGTCGATGAAGTCGGAATGGTATGCGTTCCAGGTGGCGGCGGAGGCCGCTGCGTTGTACTTCTTCCGCGCAAATCCATGGAAGTTGATCGGTCTCAGATAGATCGACCGCATCCCG
The nucleotide sequence above comes from Rhizobium indicum. Encoded proteins:
- a CDS encoding GreA/GreB family elongation factor, whose protein sequence is MTVPLACYLTTNDRATLQEILDQDPRDNAYSRLLKSKLLKASVCPPRSMPDDAVTIGSRVTFCVNEGAARTALVVRNESRDFPVYTVSVKSILGLGILGLRAGATTNIETDIGSSQKINVMRLDFQAPALHLQLVTAVISEFPRGTILLQPRD
- a CDS encoding YHYH domain-containing protein — its product is MTSIFVHSRNVYHPLDKRVSTVENNSTSGRVSASLEGMETQPMTFAKIALAAAVFAFSPISASGHGGGLDKNGCHTDHKTGDYHCH
- a CDS encoding SH3 domain-containing protein; translated protein: MAFDRAMEVALATPKAAVAAEPTATIPNDASPPPLQTREIAPQPNIFDQPITVQVGDETDDPILKDRALTTTDLNLREGPGPDYLKVETMAKGTELVVLERSGKWWRVRSIASSAEGWINGTFVTAKN
- a CDS encoding helix-hairpin-helix domain-containing protein, whose translation is MTTVICSDGRRLTLGATLGKGGEGAVHHIVESADIAAKIYNPGKAKDRRDKVNAMVSDRLHTRSDYVAFPIEALKSPSGEFLGFTMKKVAGFKSVHDLYGPGSRKTEFPTADSQFLLRSAINLANAVASIHATGCVIGDINHSGILVSNKALVTLIDSDSFQYRSGPNTYRSLVGVAEYTPPELQGATFSKVDRTPIHDNFGLAVLIFQLLFLGRHPFAGRYLGKGDMDIKTAIGAGRFAYSARKTETMMEPPPFVPGLGDYGEDVRKALEAAFMPPARQPGGRPTAASWSAILKGVEATLAVCTVDKSHAYKRELSSCPWCKLEKTMGRSLFPAHFSPAAPVMDIGQLLNAIKTMPAPPSPPNAESVIGPLASLTMSQTGKSARNERNATVAAGVIAVGVGLYLMAQVSGFWGIALSLGAIVIAGRSLDLKTKFASELNGAKAGWEEQHKNWVKKAGPEAFEARRSHYIALGATHSGLPAKEREKLAALEQKKRQLQLDKHMDAHLIDRAKIPRVGPGRKATLASYGFESALDVRQRSVTGVPGFGPSLASEIEGWARTVERKFVYNASIPTDPAAVQAAKSEIAKQRAEIERDLLKATADLKHLADTAQALRTKPPQQLIDAYTRLKQVELDIG
- a CDS encoding PP2C family serine/threonine-protein phosphatase, with amino-acid sequence MNGEWRWAGARAIGTSHLKTATPCQDYACAKLFLTQDGPVMAAVVSDGAGSASLAEFGSRTVCIGFLKACRDFLIRSTLDDLDEEVVWDWVDAIREAINQKAKTAEARPRDFAATLVALLVAEERSVVIHVGDGAAVIRREGCDEWEVPSWPYQGEYASTTSFVTDDPQPRLEVISIEDRVAEFAVFSDGIERMVLDHVSKTPHGPFFDRMLAPLKSSVAETVDKALSLALRDYLDSANVCERTDDDKSLILGLRT
- a CDS encoding vWA domain-containing protein, translating into MSNPFEQQPFEGAEFVDNPEPRCPCLLLLDVSGSMNGRPISELNDGLVQFKDELFADALAAKRVEVGLVTFGPVTIVNDFQSVQNWYAPSLSSQGDTPMGAAIEQGLQMLRERKDQYRQNGISYYRPWVFLITDGGPTDAWKNAASLVKAGEQEKAFSFFAVGVEGANMETLAQISTRAPLALKALRFRDLFSWLSSSLSSVSQSNPGDAVPLSSPATPDGWASIS
- the hxsA gene encoding His-Xaa-Ser repeat protein HxsA: MKKRLFLIPSFFAAGFLPSKADAMIWGDVVSKPNPVPSVLERLKLKHIYTLAGHRSHSSHRSHSSHRSSSGGGYSYRSYSSPSYSAPAPVYTAPTYTAPKPVYTPPPAPPQVPAAPSPAYAIAPGAPALTAPLKTLPGNSEKFTRIVMQVQTALTAYGYYSGLIDGKVGPACKTALVAMQTDYRLRATGTITPEVLDAFGIAAN
- the hxsC gene encoding His-Xaa-Ser system radical SAM maturase HxsC produces the protein MINLRIEIDQLPLAEPLVVRLCHSATSATTENDAVLIDRSNGRLEYDLNGFSLVLHPEGGEDYDGDVILALPGQASAHRLIRASSQHNTFLVTEQCDQLCVMCSQPPKKQHTDLFSQFAEAALLSPKGVVIGISGGEPLLHKSRLFDMLRAVSQARPDVTFHVLTNGQHFQPSDVEAMLEIGTQRVLWGVPLYSADEATHDKIVGKSGAFRQLAKGLGVLMSGGASVELRTVVMRQNVAGLADLADFVFTRLNFAHVWALMQMERIGYGRMNWQKSFYDSSADFAPIASAIDLSVARGIDVSLYNFPLCSVPAAYRSYAPSTISDWKRKYLDFCSQCDRRAACGGFFEWYSHNEGFSALGPI